The Xanthomonas sontii genomic sequence CGCGGCCGGGCGCAGCGTGCGCCCGTCTACTGCCGCCACCGCCTGCTGGCCGCGGGCGTTGCAGGTGAAGGCGGCCACGTCCGGCCCGAGTTCGTGGAGCGACAGCGGCCGCACCTCCTGCGCCACGCCTAGCGCGGCGAGCCCGGCCTGCAGCAGCCGCTGCTGGGTGCCGTGCAGCGCCGGGGCCTGTGGCCAGTGCAGGCAGGCGCCGTCCCACAGTCCCAGGTTCCAGGTCGGCCCTTCGGCCACCTGCCCCTGCGCGTCGACGAGCAGCGCGTCGTCGCTGCCGGCCTGCAGCGCAAGACGGCGCTGGTGGAAGGCGCCGAAGGTGCCGACGTGCTTGAACTGCGCCGCCTCGCGTGCGAACACGCTGCTGCGCAGGCGCAACGGCGCCGGGTCGGCCTGCGCCGGTTCCGCCAGCGACACCAGCAGTTCCACCGCGCAGTCGGCGTCGGCCCGGCGCAGCGTGAATGCGGGCGAGCACACGGTG encodes the following:
- a CDS encoding aminotransferase class IV, with translation MSAQVFHRGQPADADLLAAAALVNYGHFSTMQVRNGAVRGFELHLQRLQQANAALFGSALAAERVRGELRAALAAFGRGDASLRVTVCSPAFTLRRADADCAVELLVSLAEPAQADPAPLRLRSSVFAREAAQFKHVGTFGAFHQRRLALQAGSDDALLVDAQGQVAEGPTWNLGLWDGACLHWPQAPALHGTQQRLLQAGLAALGVAQEVRPLSLHELGPDVAAFTCNARGQQAVAAVDGRTLRPAADLLAMLEAALHTQPWQAI